The nucleotide window ACACTGACAAATTTACATCTGGCGAAGCTTCTAAAGGAACTGCTGAACTGTATACTGGGGAGGGCACGAGTAATAAAACGGTTACTCGGGATGTCACGCTACAGAATGATTCAGATGAGGATCTAGCCTCCACGACATCATCAACATCTTTGAATGAATGGGAGCTCCAGCCATGGCAGCGGAGAAAAGTGCGAAGGCAGATGCAGAGGAGAAACGAAAACGGATCATCTGGAGTTTTACACCCCGGTTTGGCCACCTCAACCAAGTTATTAAGAAGAAAACCTGCAGTGATAGGAACCAATGAGGGTACCGGTCTACTAGCAGCTGAACCTCTcaccaatatttctctttttgtgtctaGGTTAAGCCCTCTTGTAAATGAAGATGAATTGAAAATCTATGTCATAAATGTATCTGGTAAAAATTCAGTTCAATGTCAGAAACTCCAAGCGAAACATGACAATTATgtttcctttaaaatatcaatcGAGAGCATTGAAAAGTGTAAAGTAACTAACCTTTTCCAGTCTGTTAATTGGCCAAAAGGCGTAATGGTAAGGAAATGgtacgaaaaaagaaattaatcatagcttcaattaatatagcaacttttaactgtagatctgtcaggaaaaatgtccacgttgtaaagaatttatgtaataactataagataatagcattgcaagaaacattttttccacaacaggagagtaactttttaaacaatattgatattaactttgattccatatcgtcgtcaccagtagacctaagtcaagctctggtgagaggaaggccatatgggggactagcttttttagttcatgaggagatctctccgtatgtcaggaaaatacccacaagagatgaacgctttttatgtatagatattagtcTTGGTGG belongs to Palaemon carinicauda isolate YSFRI2023 chromosome 17, ASM3689809v2, whole genome shotgun sequence and includes:
- the LOC137656360 gene encoding uncharacterized protein, encoding MAGSNSASEVSDCKFINNGLLFFIFNKINCMNQEDLLSLCMDFYSEEEALEAVLLAFEKYGCPEKKKEYRGAQKKENNIRQIMTLMCQSPTPEGTEFCITKCTQVPPVTMDHVDMATVLKLFSALRSEVQILSNSNRQLREKVSKIEENVSKKEITTFLKENNATKQKRKTSDEVIAEQAELLYLYRKRSDTKNTDKFTSGEASKGTAELYTGEGTSNKTVTRDVTLQNDSDEDLASTTSSTSLNEWELQPWQRRKVRRQMQRRNENGSSGVLHPGLATSTKLLRRKPAVIGTNEGTGLLAAEPLTNISLFVSRLSPLVNEDELKIYVINVSGKNSVQCQKLQAKHDNYVSFKISIESIEKCKVTNLFQSVNWPKGVMVRKWYEKRN